From Sporosarcina sp. Marseille-Q4943, the proteins below share one genomic window:
- a CDS encoding aldehyde dehydrogenase: MGIAQKIDSIIAFQHNFYYSGATKHVEFRLEMLERLKKAIELREKEIFEALQKDLGKSPFESYVTEVGFVLSSISFMMKHLKEWMVPERVKTPVHLQPAKSFILREPYGSVLIVGPFNYPFQLIMDPLVGALAAGNCAVVKPSEATVHTAKVIKEIVTEIYPQDYVQVVEGGVEETSALIHAPFDYIFFTGSAAVGKIVMKAAAERLTPVTLELGGKSPVIVDQTAIIKRAAERIVWGKFINNGQTCVAPDYVLVHETVKKKLLKEIISCIRGFYGEDSAESEDYGRIVNEKHFDRLTEMINKEKSHIIFGGKSDRDDLYISPTLLDGVSWDGPAMREEIFGPILPILTYQNLGEVIHRIRQMPKPLAAYFFSENEEAQEYFLEHLSFGGGCINDTISHVGNIHLPFGGVGASGMNAYHGKASFELFTHSKSILKKSTTVPIRLGYPPYGNKLSIVKQLLR; this comes from the coding sequence GTGGGAATTGCTCAAAAAATCGACTCAATAATCGCTTTTCAGCACAATTTTTATTATTCCGGGGCAACGAAACATGTTGAATTCCGGTTGGAAATGTTGGAACGATTAAAGAAAGCAATTGAATTAAGAGAAAAAGAAATATTTGAGGCGTTACAAAAGGATTTAGGAAAAAGTCCATTTGAATCGTATGTGACGGAAGTAGGCTTCGTGTTATCAAGCATTTCTTTCATGATGAAACATTTAAAGGAATGGATGGTGCCGGAACGTGTGAAAACACCTGTACATCTACAGCCGGCAAAAAGTTTCATCTTGCGGGAGCCATATGGTTCGGTATTGATTGTTGGGCCATTTAACTACCCATTTCAATTAATTATGGACCCGTTAGTTGGCGCTCTTGCAGCAGGGAATTGTGCTGTCGTTAAACCGTCTGAAGCTACTGTGCATACCGCGAAAGTCATAAAAGAAATAGTAACGGAAATTTATCCGCAAGATTATGTACAAGTCGTCGAAGGAGGGGTCGAAGAAACATCTGCGCTTATCCATGCACCTTTCGATTACATCTTTTTCACTGGTAGTGCAGCAGTCGGGAAGATTGTCATGAAGGCAGCAGCAGAACGGCTGACGCCGGTCACGTTGGAACTAGGTGGCAAGAGTCCTGTCATCGTCGATCAGACGGCGATTATTAAAAGGGCAGCGGAACGGATTGTTTGGGGGAAATTCATAAATAACGGCCAAACTTGTGTCGCTCCTGACTATGTCCTCGTCCATGAGACCGTGAAGAAAAAACTTCTTAAGGAAATCATCAGTTGCATCCGCGGTTTCTATGGAGAAGATAGTGCCGAAAGTGAGGATTATGGCAGAATTGTAAATGAAAAGCATTTTGATCGACTAACCGAGATGATCAATAAGGAAAAGAGCCATATTATCTTTGGTGGAAAATCGGACCGTGATGATCTATACATAAGTCCAACGTTATTGGATGGCGTTTCATGGGACGGTCCTGCTATGCGGGAGGAAATATTTGGTCCGATTCTTCCTATATTGACGTATCAAAATTTAGGTGAGGTAATTCACCGGATCCGTCAAATGCCAAAACCGTTGGCAGCCTATTTTTTCTCGGAAAACGAAGAGGCACAGGAATATTTCTTGGAACATCTATCATTTGGCGGAGGATGCATCAATGATACTATTTCCCATGTGGGGAACATCCATCTGCCCTTTGGTGGAGTTGGGGCATCCGGCATGAATGCCTATCATGGAAAAGCTAGCTTTGAGCTGTTCACACATTCGAAATCAATTTTGAAGAAAAGTACAACAGTGCCAATACGACTCGGATATCCACCATACGGCAATAAACTTTCAATTGTAAAACAACTGTTGCGTTGA
- a CDS encoding peptide chain release factor 3, which produces MQKPIHEEIASRRTFAIISHPDAGKTTMTEKLLYFGGAIRDAGTVKGKKTGKYATSDWMEIEKQRGISVTSSVLQFDYDGKRVNILDTPGHEDFSEDTYRTLMAVDAAVMMVDSAKGIEPQTIKLFKVCRMRGIPIFTFMNKMDRQGKEPLELMEELEEVLEIESYAMNYPIGMGKEFIGVYDRYNNRIEQARVEGDSHFLPLNEEGELAVEHPMTETSYYQQALEDVLLLNEAGNEFDVERVAKGELTPVFFGSALTNFGVQTFLETFLQFAPAPQPRKTKDDQLVDPNSEEFSGFIFKIQANMNPAHRDRIAFVRIVSGGFERGMSVTVPRISKTIKLSQTTQFLADDRETVNEAVAGDIIGLYDTGNYQIGDTVVGGKSNFQFEALPQFTPELFVRVTAKNVMKSKHFHKGILQLVQEGAIQYYKTLHTEEVLLGAVGQLQFEVFEHRMKNEYNVDVHMEHIGSKVARWIENESDVKESMTGQRSMLVKDRYDNLVFLFENDFALRWFGDKYPDIRLYSLL; this is translated from the coding sequence ATGCAAAAACCTATACATGAAGAAATTGCATCACGGCGCACGTTTGCGATCATTTCCCATCCTGACGCTGGGAAAACGACAATGACGGAAAAACTGCTCTATTTTGGCGGTGCCATCCGTGACGCAGGTACAGTAAAAGGGAAGAAGACAGGCAAATACGCGACATCCGACTGGATGGAAATCGAAAAGCAACGTGGAATTTCAGTAACATCCTCAGTGCTGCAATTCGACTACGACGGCAAGCGTGTCAATATTTTGGACACACCGGGACACGAAGACTTCAGTGAAGACACATACCGTACACTGATGGCGGTTGATGCCGCAGTCATGATGGTAGACTCGGCGAAAGGAATCGAGCCCCAGACAATCAAACTTTTCAAAGTATGCCGGATGAGAGGCATACCGATTTTTACGTTCATGAACAAAATGGACCGTCAAGGGAAAGAACCCCTTGAGTTGATGGAAGAATTGGAAGAAGTATTGGAAATTGAATCATACGCGATGAATTACCCGATTGGTATGGGGAAAGAATTCATCGGCGTCTACGACCGATACAATAACCGCATCGAGCAAGCGCGTGTTGAAGGGGACAGCCATTTCCTTCCGTTGAACGAAGAAGGCGAGCTGGCAGTCGAGCACCCGATGACGGAAACGTCCTATTATCAGCAAGCGCTTGAAGACGTTTTGCTCCTGAATGAAGCTGGCAATGAGTTCGATGTGGAACGGGTTGCAAAAGGTGAATTGACGCCTGTATTTTTCGGAAGCGCATTGACTAATTTCGGCGTACAGACATTTTTGGAGACATTCCTTCAATTTGCACCTGCTCCACAACCGAGAAAAACGAAGGATGACCAACTTGTCGATCCGAATTCCGAGGAATTTTCAGGCTTCATTTTCAAAATCCAAGCGAATATGAACCCTGCTCACCGTGACCGTATCGCGTTTGTCCGGATTGTTTCCGGCGGGTTCGAAAGAGGAATGTCGGTAACCGTTCCTCGTATTTCGAAAACGATCAAATTATCTCAGACGACCCAATTCCTCGCGGATGACCGTGAAACGGTTAACGAGGCGGTCGCAGGCGACATCATCGGTTTGTATGATACAGGGAACTATCAAATCGGCGACACTGTCGTCGGAGGGAAGTCGAACTTCCAATTCGAAGCACTGCCGCAATTCACGCCTGAGCTGTTCGTCCGTGTCACAGCGAAAAACGTTATGAAATCGAAGCATTTCCATAAAGGGATTCTTCAGTTGGTCCAAGAAGGCGCCATCCAGTATTACAAAACATTGCACACGGAAGAAGTCTTATTAGGTGCTGTCGGCCAACTCCAATTCGAAGTGTTCGAGCACCGTATGAAAAACGAATACAATGTGGACGTCCATATGGAGCACATCGGTTCCAAAGTAGCCCGCTGGATTGAAAATGAGAGCGACGTGAAAGAGTCGATGACGGGTCAGCGTTCCATGCTCGTGAAGGACCGTTATGACAATCTCGTATTCCTTTTCGAAAACGACTTTGCGCTACGTTGGTTCGGCGACAAATATCCGGACATCCGTCTGTACAGCCTATTATAA
- a CDS encoding M42 family metallopeptidase encodes MHLFNETSTIGLLKKLVETPSPSGFTERVMQVITDELGDIGVPFKRTNKGAVIATLKGKDDSRHRLLTAHTDTLGAMVKEIKSNGRLKLTMIGGFNWNAVEGEYCHIHTAAGKEVRGTILMHQTTVHVYRNSGSAERNADNIEVRIDEKVTNAAETRALGIEVGDFVSFDPRFEVTPTGFIKSRHLDDKASTALLLELIRSLKENGTELPNTTHFYISNNEEIGYGGNSNIPEETVEYIAVDMGAIGDGQASDEYTVSICAKDSSGPYHYALTRHLTALCEKGSIPFKLDIYPYYGSDASAAIRAGFDVRHALFGPGIESSHALERTHVDSLKATAQLLHAYVTSEMMD; translated from the coding sequence ATGCATCTGTTTAATGAAACAAGTACGATTGGGTTGCTGAAAAAGTTAGTGGAAACGCCAAGTCCATCCGGTTTTACAGAAAGAGTCATGCAAGTCATCACTGATGAACTTGGAGACATCGGAGTTCCGTTCAAACGGACGAATAAAGGTGCGGTGATCGCGACCTTGAAAGGTAAGGATGATTCACGCCACCGGCTGTTGACCGCCCATACAGATACACTTGGAGCAATGGTGAAAGAAATCAAAAGCAATGGAAGATTGAAATTAACGATGATTGGCGGATTTAACTGGAACGCGGTTGAAGGTGAGTATTGCCATATACATACTGCTGCCGGCAAGGAAGTTCGCGGGACGATTTTAATGCACCAAACGACGGTGCACGTATACCGCAATTCGGGAAGCGCAGAGAGAAATGCGGACAATATCGAAGTCCGTATCGATGAAAAAGTGACGAATGCAGCTGAAACGAGGGCGCTTGGTATTGAGGTGGGGGACTTCGTTTCATTTGATCCAAGATTTGAAGTGACGCCGACCGGCTTTATCAAATCAAGGCATCTTGACGATAAAGCGAGCACTGCACTTCTTTTGGAACTGATCCGTTCATTGAAGGAAAATGGTACGGAACTGCCGAATACGACCCATTTTTACATTTCGAACAATGAAGAGATCGGTTATGGGGGAAATTCGAATATACCGGAAGAAACTGTTGAGTATATAGCTGTTGATATGGGTGCGATTGGTGATGGACAAGCTTCCGATGAGTACACCGTATCCATCTGTGCGAAAGATTCAAGCGGTCCTTACCATTATGCACTTACGAGGCATTTGACGGCTCTTTGTGAAAAAGGGAGCATTCCGTTTAAGCTTGATATTTACCCTTATTATGGATCGGATGCATCCGCTGCAATCCGTGCGGGCTTCGATGTCCGACATGCGTTGTTTGGCCCTGGCATCGAATCGTCCCATGCATTGGAGAGGACGCACGTCGATTCCTTGAAAGCGACAGCACAATTATTGCATGCATATGTAACATCCGAGATGATGGATTAA
- a CDS encoding nitrogen regulation protein NR(II) codes for MENGQCIQSKNKYLIISFSIIVFVQLIASPFFEQQSYILPIAAGALFNLSLFGLLHYGKLDQKIISWLIVFGSNFYILSLLFINADFPYLFFLLFPIIISHLYSDKYLHVTMLVFTTIELTVLFQVLGPYFNPVTDAKMVIHYSFLFVIIMSLLFIFSVKIGPQMKKLLIEKEVMSKTLSSKEGYLDLFFEHAQDAIAVFSLDEKLLAVNPAFEDMYGWKKEECVGKSIQLTPPSEFEVIANRQKYLLQGRSFKNIRSKELRKDGTIFEAETTVAPIYDKNKEIVALSLITRDITEKLQAERMKIEAIKLNAIGEIAATVAHEVRNPMTSVNGFVQLMNEDPENPYRAYTEIMESEIERINLIANEFLILSKPNIKKRQEIDVENTIIGVIELFNSELKMRQINCSLFLAEYPSSVFGNEESLKQVFINLMKNSIEAVQDGGSITFFNSIINNSISITLSDNGYSMEPETFSQIFMPFFTTKEGATGLGLVITKKIVLDHGGNIEFNRLRKNGTELTVTFPIYSLHRSNGLAKIAD; via the coding sequence ATGGAAAACGGTCAATGTATTCAATCGAAAAATAAATACCTCATCATTTCTTTCAGTATTATCGTCTTCGTTCAATTGATTGCTTCACCTTTTTTTGAACAACAATCATATATATTGCCAATTGCAGCCGGTGCACTCTTCAACCTCAGCCTCTTTGGACTTCTGCATTACGGCAAGCTTGATCAAAAAATAATTAGTTGGCTCATCGTCTTCGGAAGCAATTTTTATATTCTTTCCTTGCTATTCATAAACGCTGATTTCCCTTATCTTTTCTTTTTACTTTTTCCAATTATCATATCTCATCTGTATAGCGATAAATACTTACATGTAACAATGCTAGTATTCACGACAATCGAATTGACCGTATTATTCCAAGTATTAGGTCCATACTTCAACCCAGTCACAGATGCAAAAATGGTTATCCATTATAGCTTTCTATTCGTCATCATTATGTCGCTTCTATTTATTTTCTCGGTGAAAATCGGCCCGCAAATGAAAAAGCTGCTCATTGAAAAGGAAGTGATGAGCAAGACGCTCTCATCTAAGGAGGGTTATTTGGATTTGTTCTTCGAGCACGCTCAAGATGCGATTGCAGTGTTCAGTCTTGACGAAAAGCTGCTTGCTGTCAACCCTGCATTTGAAGATATGTACGGATGGAAAAAAGAAGAGTGTGTCGGCAAATCCATTCAACTGACCCCGCCATCGGAATTCGAAGTAATCGCAAATCGTCAAAAATACCTTTTACAAGGAAGAAGCTTTAAAAATATACGTTCAAAAGAGCTTCGTAAAGACGGGACTATATTTGAAGCTGAAACGACCGTTGCACCGATCTATGATAAAAACAAGGAAATCGTAGCATTATCCCTCATCACCCGTGATATAACGGAAAAACTCCAAGCAGAGCGCATGAAAATCGAAGCGATAAAGCTGAATGCCATCGGTGAAATTGCTGCGACTGTCGCCCATGAAGTACGAAATCCGATGACTTCGGTAAATGGATTCGTGCAACTGATGAATGAAGACCCGGAAAACCCTTATCGCGCTTACACAGAAATAATGGAAAGTGAAATCGAGAGGATCAATTTAATCGCGAATGAATTCCTAATTTTATCAAAACCGAATATTAAAAAGCGGCAAGAAATAGATGTAGAAAACACGATCATTGGAGTAATTGAACTATTCAACTCGGAGCTGAAGATGCGACAAATTAATTGCTCGCTATTTTTAGCGGAGTATCCGTCATCTGTTTTCGGGAATGAAGAAAGCTTGAAACAAGTATTCATCAACCTGATGAAAAACTCAATAGAGGCAGTACAGGACGGCGGTAGCATCACGTTTTTCAATTCGATCATTAATAATTCGATTTCCATTACGTTGAGCGACAACGGCTATAGTATGGAGCCAGAGACATTTAGTCAAATATTCATGCCGTTCTTTACGACGAAAGAAGGGGCTACAGGGCTGGGGCTCGTCATTACAAAAAAAATCGTGCTGGATCATGGAGGGAATATTGAGTTTAACAGACTCAGGAAGAACGGCACTGAATTGACCGTTACTTTCCCGATTTATTCGCTTCATAGAAGTAACGGTCTTGCTAAAATTGCGGACTGA
- a CDS encoding UDP-N-acetylmuramoyl-L-alanyl-D-glutamate--2,6-diaminopimelate ligase, protein METGYLFSSLPIKKVEGTLPETVTDLAVDSRSVNAGGVFVCIKGFTVDGHAFVSKAIDNGARVIVASHPVEVDLDKVAVVYVEDTSKAISLLAPRFMNYPSKRMTMIGVTGTNGKTSVSNMLHSVLRYVGEKSAVTGTIGFNLDGVLFETENTTADVLTTQQMIKQAADAGCSTMTMEVSSHGLVEGRLAGTEFDIAIFTNLSHDHLDYHGTMEHYGHAKGLLFAQLGQDLEQSKFGIVNVDDPWGERMEEMTSFPVLTYGVHNHADFRATDIKLTVDSTSFRLDSPAGGFDVTMELIGEFNVYNALAVIAALYAKGIEIDVILEGLAVIPSAKGRMEKVETDLPLTIYIDYAHSPDAIEKAIQAVLPYKDAKSKLIFVIGTGGNRDRIKRPIMAEKASIADYVVLTTDDPRDEAYETILSELEAGMQHDKYACIGDREEAVRHAVSVAGEGDIIIFAGKGHEDFQIVGREKLPHSDASIALDEAEKKFGKGYIEK, encoded by the coding sequence ATGGAGACCGGTTATTTATTTTCAAGTTTACCAATAAAGAAGGTGGAGGGTACTCTGCCTGAAACAGTTACGGACCTCGCAGTCGATTCGCGTTCTGTCAATGCGGGTGGTGTTTTCGTCTGTATAAAAGGGTTCACCGTAGATGGACATGCATTCGTTTCAAAAGCGATTGATAATGGGGCAAGAGTGATCGTGGCGTCACATCCTGTTGAAGTCGATTTGGACAAGGTGGCGGTCGTCTATGTGGAAGACACATCAAAGGCGATCTCTTTGCTTGCGCCCCGTTTTATGAACTATCCTTCCAAACGGATGACGATGATCGGTGTTACGGGAACGAACGGGAAAACGAGCGTCAGCAATATGCTCCATTCCGTTTTACGCTACGTGGGCGAGAAGTCTGCAGTGACAGGAACGATTGGATTCAATTTAGACGGCGTCTTATTTGAAACCGAGAATACGACCGCGGACGTGCTGACGACACAACAAATGATTAAGCAAGCGGCTGATGCCGGATGCTCGACGATGACGATGGAAGTCTCTTCACACGGACTTGTGGAAGGAAGATTGGCGGGTACTGAATTTGATATTGCAATCTTCACGAACTTATCTCATGACCATTTGGACTACCATGGAACGATGGAACATTATGGCCATGCAAAAGGGCTTTTATTCGCGCAGCTTGGACAAGACCTGGAACAGTCGAAATTCGGTATAGTCAATGTGGACGATCCGTGGGGAGAGCGGATGGAAGAAATGACTTCCTTCCCGGTGTTGACATATGGTGTCCACAATCATGCAGATTTCCGTGCAACGGATATTAAGCTGACGGTGGACAGCACTTCGTTCCGCTTAGATTCACCGGCAGGAGGCTTCGACGTCACGATGGAGCTGATTGGTGAATTCAATGTATACAATGCTCTAGCGGTCATCGCGGCCTTGTATGCGAAAGGGATTGAGATCGACGTGATTCTCGAGGGGCTTGCGGTCATTCCTTCCGCTAAAGGTCGGATGGAGAAGGTCGAAACGGATTTGCCACTGACAATCTACATCGATTACGCTCATTCGCCTGATGCAATTGAAAAGGCGATTCAAGCGGTTCTTCCTTATAAAGATGCGAAGAGTAAATTGATTTTCGTCATCGGGACAGGAGGCAACAGGGATCGCATCAAGCGTCCGATCATGGCAGAAAAAGCGTCAATCGCCGATTATGTCGTATTGACGACGGATGATCCGAGAGATGAGGCGTACGAGACGATCTTGTCTGAGCTCGAAGCAGGGATGCAACACGACAAGTACGCGTGCATCGGAGATCGAGAGGAAGCTGTCCGACATGCAGTTTCAGTCGCGGGTGAAGGAGATATTATCATCTTTGCAGGAAAAGGTCATGAAGACTTTCAAATCGTCGGCAGGGAAAAGCTACCCCATTCCGACGCCTCCATTGCCTTGGACGAAGCTGAAAAGAAATTTGGAAAAGGATATATAGAGAAATAA